CCTTCcgttgtaatattttgactatTTGGTAAAAGGTATGGCTGTTAAAACGAGGAGTTTGACAGGGACATTTCCATGAAATTCAACTGCCTCCTTTGAGCTGACttgagaggagaggggggagagtAGGGGTGCACCTGGCCTCCTAAgtgtctttgtttctctgtctgcctcaaGTACTGCTCCTTGTTGTGATACAAGTACTGCTACCTTCTCTACTTCCAGAACTACAACTACTATTTCTACGGCTAACACCCATGCTACTAATACTACTAGTATTAGTTCTCCTGTACTTTCTGGTCAACTACTACCTCTGCCTGCTTTAAGCTACAGAAAccattttaatgtcaaactATTATGCTCTTCAAGGACATTTATGcctctcattttattttctacattttattcctaaaatattaaacactGATTATATAACTTTTCAGCTGACATCAACTTCTTCCTATGACACTCTTGCAGTTCAACTTGTAGCTTCTTCACTTTAAAGCAGTTCACctttcatttctgccagtttttcagatatttacGTCAATTTGTAATACatctctgcattttcagcaataaatttatgcattttcagcAATACATTTCTGAATTTTCAAACATGCTCTCAAACTGATTTCAGCTATTAGCATCCGCATGCATGTTCtgaaggaaatgcattttctagttaGTGTGGATGCTTATGCATCCACACTATTGTTATCTGAATCTTAATTGAGTGTGACAGCCTATGTTCTTCTATATCTTTATTATTGGGTGTGAATGCGAAACGTTCACAGCCTATGTTCACTTTAAAGCAGTTCACCTttcccattattattattattattattattattattgggtGTGAATGCAAAGCATGTGGTGATGAAATGTTTATGATATCTTTGActtcacatttttctctgaCCTCCTCTTTAAGTTTGCATATTatcttaattacatttattgaaataaatgtgttcgtgaggggaaaaaagctatttattattatatggatggctggtagattttttttcgaCCAGCCAGATTGGATGGTTAATCAGAGAGTCAGCTGTAGCAGGCAGTAATTTTTTAATAGTCAAAATAACACAGGAAGCTGCTGTCATTTGACTCTTTGCATGGTCCAGTCCGTCTCAAAGTTCACATGCTGCATAAGTGTCATGGCCTGAAGACATCTACAAGTCAATACTTTGTTATAGCTCCACCTACATACAACAGGAAAAAGGCATCTCCAGCCTTGGCTCTACAGTGATAAAACTAATTCACTGCTGCCTGCAGTGTTGCCCTTTATCAGAGAGACGTGGTTGTGTCAGTCGACATCCAGCGAGTAGCCCCGACGTGCACGGAGGTGCGAGGGCCCGTttatcgctgcttgcagctttaattattattattattattagggcccgagcaccaaatggcgcgaggaccctcttgaaactgaaggaattcttcttcttattattattttctctcaaatgaattgcctttttgagggctttaacatattcaagaagtcatgaaactttgcagacttatcaggtctggtgaaaaattttatattttaatggtcttgtgcgtgggtgggaggaaatgtatcagttgCGCCCCCTACTGAttttcaacaaagcagcccccGCAGCATGTTTTACCTAGAGCTTTGAAACTTTGGAGGCCTGTGCAACACTCCAGTACCTATAAAAAAGTCTCCATGGGCCATACcgtaaaaccaacaggaagtcagccattttgattgaagttgtaattttggtgtatttttggccattttcaggggtcgTAATCTTGAGAATTTACCAGATTAACTTTAAATGTTATGGCTACCTTCCATAAGACCAGCAAAAGTTgttcaaatgttgttttcatcacaccgtgtgatctgtatgaggcatctaatttgcatgttctgccatGAACCAGGAACTTTACAGGAGTggtatgtaactctgctgttaatggtccaatatgacccaaacttcacatgtttgataggagtcccaccctgaacacatctatatgacaacTTTAAGCGATAAtgagagcgccacctattggcacaagaaaggcaaagttttacagtaggatgtccagctcctagcaggttgactcagctgatctcaaaatggtctcaaaaaatctttaagacgttgatgatgcttgaaaatgaatattgtgagTTTTCGTTGAAAGGCGTTCCCGCAGTGGGGTGGACAATTTCGATGTTTCGACATGTGATAGGATGATATTCTGTGGTAGAATTGAGGAGCAGAGACAGCAGTTGAAGCTTCAATCAGGAAACGTTTATTACGAGCACTCGGGTAGACACAGGAATGAAGGAAACATGCAAGTGGCCGTTCGACAATGAACAGAGAAAAGTGATAGTGGTATTTATGCAGTTGTCATGATGTAGATGGTTGGGATCAAATTCTAACATGTCAGGAATTAAGGTTCTTCTGAGAAGtgaggaatgtgtttgtgttaataaATCTGCTGGCACTGGTCCAACTCAAGTATCTATGGTCAATTTACAGGCACTAAGGCTTCATTATATATGGGTAGCTCTTTACTTAAGGTAGACATTGAGTCTTAAACTAACTGTGGAGGATGCATAATCCTAAAATACATACTAACAgttccccctttttctttttatcttttttccctaTCATGATACTCTATGCTTTTATAAcacttcacacaaacacactataaTAACTAGCAAATTAAAACATCATGCATAATAACACTCCAAATAGGTAAATATCATCAGGTTTGTCCCATCCTCTCTTAAGGCGCAGTTGGATTTCTTTTCCTCTGCTAAGTTCTGAGGAACAGAGACccagtttaattttaaaaaacccagaCCTCCCTCTTTCACCTATACCTTCCTCAAACTAAAGATGAGGGAATGGGAATTGTTCCTTCAGATTCTTCATATATGGAGCAGCAACCTCCTAAGATAGTCAAAACATAAGATTAGCGATAATCAGACATCATCATGTACTATATGTATGTAACTGATGAATGTTGCTTAGTCCACATCATCAACAAAATTGTCAGAATCGTCAGAAGACAGGGATGTGAACAATCCGGCTCAGGTGGGGGGTATATGTTGATGTTTCTAACCGGATTTTGAATTATGGTCATGTATGTGAGAGAAGAAACAGATTTCAAAATTAGTGCATGGAGAACAGGAAAACAGCAACATACTACTACGGCAACTATTAGAACAATACTTAATATGGGAGCCATAATACTCAAAAGCCATGCGACTGTTGGGTTTCCACTAAAGAATTTAGTAACTGCATCCCATATCTGTGAATTGCTATGACCTGCTGTAGCTCGTGTGTCATTATTACTCCTAATAATTCCTTCCTGTATCTCCTGTAAATTTCTAATTGCAACAGTCAGATTACCTAGACCTTCTGACTCTGAGGGAATATACGTACAACATCCTTCACCTACAATTGCACAAACTCCACCTTAAGAGGCAGTCACAGCATCTAAAGCAATCCTGTTGTCAATAGCATATCTCCAAAGTAAAGATAATTCACTACCAACAGCATGGAAACCCATAAGAGTAGCATTAGTGACTAAAGCTACATCGTTTGTTGTCAACACTATAAAATAATGATTAGCATACTGTAATTCTGTGTTCCAAAAATATAGTTTTGAAAACTAATTGAGAATGGGTGTAAAGCTGATAATAATTTGTCAGTGCGTAATAATGAGTTGCCAACTCCACTGGGTCAGTATTTTTAAGATGTATGTATCCCATGACTTCAGACAGCTCTCTCTTTTATCGTGATGCGTTTTCATGACTGGGCAAAAATTCAACAGGTTCAACTATGTAGGTAATGTCATTTAGAAAACATAACCCACATCGTCCCTTAAATAGCGGAGGTAAGTAATTCCAGACATTCATTCCACAACACCAATAAAAAACTCTCACCAATAAAAAACCTGGTATTATAGCAGTACCTAATTTTTCTAATTGGGCGTAGTCTTCTAAAGAATCAACAGTGTGACGGCATTGAGTTGGCTCCAGGAATCctaaattttgaccttttttttgcctctaaTGGCAaaccatttaaacaaacatcaaaaacagcTGAGGACTGAAGTGTAGCTGAAGACAAAATATTATCAGTAGCTAGATCGGCTGGTActtgaaaaatatgtttcttataAAAACTTAGGCAATCCATTAAAAATGAGTAGTGTTCTGGAACCTTGAGTAGCAAAAATTCTATGGGTTTCATGACCATTTTCCTTGCTAATAGTAATATTAGAATAAATTACATATTGAATCATTTTATGCAAAACACCCCCTATTTTAGATACCATGGCCTTAGTTTTCCCAATATGAATATTGTTAGACCAAATTACAGGTCTAATGAAGGATGTATACTCATCAGGTGCTATTGAATCAGGATGAGTTTGAATCACATAGTGATAGGCCATTACACAGAATGAAAGTAATCCTTTTGGACCTTCAAGAGGTATAGCTACCTTTGGAAATAATTCCTGAGTTGATTGTGGGAGTAATGAGCAGGCAtaacaagatttttttggtcagtcTTCGTACCTTTGTCATAAGTGAATTATACcataaattagaaataaaagaatgatTAGCGTCTAAAGATAAATCAAATTCtttgtaaaccaagtcatcatcattttcttttattgtcaaTTTTGGATCATATCCATCTGGTAATTGAGAAGGCCATTTGATTGTCTGGGGAGGCTCTTCCCGTTCTGTTTGGTTCCccacagtttcagttttaggATTAAACTCAACAGTCGTCGGATCCAGTATGGGGACCAAACCCCTTGCCAATTTGGTGGGATAAAGGTGTATACTTTGTTGCCACAAAGCCAAATAACATGCTCTAAGGCAGGGAAAGGGTAGTTATGTGATATGCCCAAAAATAGCACggccatttttgtgtttatttaatttaggcAGCTGGTAAATAATTTCCTTTGTTATGCAGGGATTAATATTGCCCTTGAAAAGCTTAATGATAGCTATATCATTTTATATTGATTGTTATTTTATAACGCAATAAATGTAAGCAGCATCCAGGTGGAACCTTTGTCACGGGAGCAGTGGCACCCCGGGTTGTTTCAGGTGGAAGCTTCCGCCCACACCTCAGACGCAATCTGGATGAAGAACTGAGTGCTCCGTGTTCTCATTGCTGCTGAAATTTATCTGTATTTTCCAGGTCAGTAGACGGCAAAAATAACCAGTCGTGACCTCTCAAAGCCTTACTGCATGTGGACAAATGTTATGAAGGTGTTTTTATGTCGATTTAAGTATTCGTGTGAACTTTAAAAACTTGTAAGTACCGCTACTTTTTAAGGCGCAGGAACACATGCAGCATCGCGGGTGTGTGGGTTATTTTTCCCTCCGTCAGGTCTCGCAGGCAGGTCGCTAATGTTTATGTACTTTACACAGATTATTACTTGGGCTATCACACATGTAATACCTTACAGCAAACAAGTAATTGGTTGagtgtattatatatataaaatgttaaggAGTTAAACTAATTGCTAAGAGATGTTAAGGTGAAATATGAAGTAAGTTAAATGATGAAATGGTTTTTCGTTGAAATTCATATACAACTGAATGTTTTCACCTTTAAAGggttttgtatttctctgtcagtgaaggtttttgttttaagtgcATTTGTCCAGAGTCGTCGCAGACAAGATGTTGCTGCTCTTCATACAGTTGTGAACTGTTGTAATTTGCATGTTATCATAGTAGCCCTGATTCACTTACATAAAGGTGATAACATGCACTACAAGGTTGCTTTAAAGAGTGCATTCTGTGAGATGAAATGGACTTGTAGGATTCAAGGACATTTATTGCACTTGTTACAGTTGATAAGGATTGAAACAGAGACTGACATTGAAGACATGCTTGTATGTGTTATTGTGGTTTTGAATAGAGACGCAATCTGGATGAAGAACTGAGTGCTCCGTGTCCTCATTGCTGCTGAAATTTATCTGTATTTTCCAGATCTGTATTTTGGTGCTGTGGTACCAATTTGGGACCCGTAACAGTTAGAAAGTATATACAAATCATACGAGCAACCACAAGTATAACCCGTTATGCTGTATAACTCCTGTTTTCAACCTGTAGCATGCACACATACTACAGGTTGCTTCTGTTGGGCAGCTTTAAGTATAACTGGCTAAAAATCTTTATAATCATCTgaatctaaaaaacaaaaaatcctaaacaaaAAATTTAGGGGTCAGGTTCCTCTACATGGAATTACAAAAATCGACAGACGGTCTTTCAGATACAGTGCTTAGTACTATAATTTGAGTTGTTAAAATTTCATCTTCTGTAGATTGATAATTTACTCTcacatttccatttccattatCAGTCAATACTAATAGGAATACCAGATCTGGGAATCAAATGTTCCATtaaacatttaactacattttgtgcattttcttttctggtAGGAAAGGCTTCAGGGCATTTTGAAAACCTATCAACAATAAccaaaagacaagaaaaaccTTTACATTTTGGCATATGTGTAAAGTCAATCTGTAACGATTGAAAAGGGCCTGTGGGTTTTGGTAAACGGTCATGTTTTGGTGGATTTAAACATGGATTACATCTAGCACAAACTAGCCATCACTGGATAAATTCTTTAGCAACTTTTTCCAAACCTATAGTAAAGAAGatcttaaaaacataatttgttaCTGCTTTATAATTTGCGTGACTCATCCCGTGAACATACGATATTATAGGATTAAAAGCTAATTTTGGCAAAACCACCCGATTATCTGTTGACTTCCATAAATCATCAACATCCTTATAACAACCCTTTGTTTGCCATAGATTTACTTTTTGATCATTTGCCTGTGTTTGAAATTTAGCTTATCCCTTCCAACATTTCTGAAATCTAGCAGCATACTCAGAAATTTGTTCTCCTGGTTTACGTTTACAGTTCAAGATCTGAGTCACATCtctctcttgtgctgcattttttcttaaaaactcaGTAAGCTGTTCAGTGTGTGATTCCTTGTGTTTCCTATATAGCCATGGGAATTTACCATCTAAATATGTTTCCCCATCTACAGGACCATCATTATCATAGTGTAGTGTGTATCACATTCTTCAATCATGGTTTCAAGTTTTATATTAGGCATAAGTGTTGCCAAAATATATCGCACATCCTTACCAGACATCGAACTATACATTAAAGCTGTTGTCCACCAATTAATAAATCCCGTCGAATTAATCAGTGGCTGGGGAGCGTCTTGTGTTATTCGTGAAATCTCTACAAGTGTTAAAGATTTTTCAAGGACTCTATCATCAAATATCATGAATGGTGTCACAAGTTTAGCACTGTCTTCTTCTGTCACAGGGAACTCGTTCTTCCTCTTAAAATCACGCCTTAAGTTTTGAATCATATCATATAATTCCTGTGCATCGGCATCAGAAATACTAGATATAAGATCTGGTGAGTTGTATCGTAATGTTTGTTAAAATTTaaggttacatttttttgctgctcaTAATGTTTACTCactcttttaaaagttttaatcaCAGTATCagatattatgtttttatcaacatCTTGTCCTTGTTGTACTACACGGAGTATTTTcttgaatttattatttaattcattattatttaattcattatatattattgaatttattatttaattcattcTATAGTATACCTTATTTGTTCCGCAAAAACACAATCGttattatttccatattttgacgGTAAAGTCAAAAGCTTTCATGCATCTGTTCATCCATGCAAAAATACAATGTTCACGCCAAGTCTTAACTTTTGAGGATACAGCTTCAGCTGGAAATATAATGTTAGGAGTTACCTTCAAGTTGTCTGTAGTTGATTTAGATGTTGTATTTGCGGAAACAAATAGTAATTCATCATCCGAGTCATATGCCGGTGGAGCAATAAGTGTATTAAACCGTGGGTATAAAGATCTATTATTATCTATCTGTTATTATCGTGAGATCCGGGAGGGgctcggagtagagctgctgctcctccgcgttgagaagagccagatgaggtggcttgggcatctgattaggatgcctccaggacgcctccctggtgaggtgttcagggcacgtcccacgggtaggaggccccggggaagacccaggacacgctggagagactacgtctcacagctggcctgggaatgcctcgggatcctccgggaagagctggacgaaatggccggggagagggaagtctgggctttccctgcttaggctgctgccccccgCGAAagaagcggaagaaaatggatggatggatggatagattgtgctggtttttcttttactctttcGGTCTTTGACCACAGTGAAGTTAGTTTTAAGTTGGATATTCGACAGACATTCGCCGCTCCAACACTTCAAGTGCACCCGTATTGCATGCTTGACAGTAAACACACGGAGCAGAGCAGACGGCTGCGGGTGTAGGCTATCTCATGCAGCCTGGGTAATACTGATTTTGAGTccattggtcacatgacctggGAGCTATTgagctaaaatgctaatatttacatataaaaaagtaataaaaattacaaaaggtgtaaaatgtaaaaacaagaggTGTATCTCATGCAGCCAGTGGAGTACTATCATCCCACACTGATTTTGAGTccattggtcacatgacctggGAGCTATTGAGCTGAACTTCTAATGtatttggggggtgggggggcattATCCAGTGTTTATATAAATCATCATGCAGCTGTGGTGTCATTGTTGCAAAGGTAAGCCAAAAACATTGGTAGGAATTTTTCTTGTGAGAGATGAATTGATTTGAACCAATATCAGCAAATGAAGCATGAATAGAGTAGATAACATTTTAGCGACAATAGCGCTCATGAGTGTATGTAATTTATTATATGCCCCCCATTATTGTTGTAAGTACCTGCAATATATGTTGTTTAGATGGCAAAAGCCCCCATAAAGGCTTTCCCAGCCATCCCTGACATGAACTTCAGCACATCTAAGAAGGAAATGgcgaaggagaggagagatctGGTGCTCGACATCCTGGAGGCCTCTGGTAAAGGCAAATTAAGCATAATCAAAAATGAGATAGATAGGGATatggttaaataaatgtttttgttttgttttgtttttagtctttgATGATCAGGATTGCTGTGCTATGTGTGACACCTTCAAGCCACCAGGACAGGGAACTGCCATTGTACAGTGGGTGAGTGATTGAAAACAGTTAGACACACTGAATTGTTATATAGCCATAAAAACCCATAATAATGTTTAAGTTTCAAATAATagtaaatagaaaattaaaattaataaaatatatattttatttttacctaaACAGATCCAATGTGATAACTGCGACCGGTGGTTCCATGGCTCATGTCTCTCCATGGACATAGAGGATGCCAAGGACAAAACTTGGAAATGTCCCTTATGCCAATAAAAACAAGGGGCATatgatacaataaaataattgtagCCCTACTAGTGTTGCATCATGTTATTCAACTGTCTTCATGAGATACACctcttgttttaacattttacaccttttataatttttattaatttttttatatgtaaatattagcattttagctcAATAGCTCccaggtcatgtgaccaatggACTCAAAATCAGTGTGGGATGATAGTACTCCACTGGCTGCATGAGATACAcctcttgtttttacattttacaccttttgtaatttttattatttttttatatgtaaatattagcattttagctcAATAGCTCCTGTCATGTGACCAATGGACTCAAAATCAGTATTACCTAGGTTGCATGAGATAGCCTACACCCGCAGCCGTCTGCTCTGCTCCGTGTGTTTACTGTCAAGCATGCAATACGGGTGCACTTGAAGTGTTGGAGCGGCGAATGTCTGTCGAATATCCAACTTAAAACTAACTTCACTGCGGTTActctttgtactttttctgacattttttaaaaaatatttccaggCCACTGTTTGCTCATTAATTACCAGGTTTTAAATACATCAGTCATGTAATCTTTATCCCAATTTGGGTTAGGGACTGCAGTATTATCGATTATATATCCGCGAATAAAATCCAGTTTAGATTTATCAGAACTGCCATCCCTAGGGAATCGTTGATCAGTCCATTCAGAAATGTCTGTTAAAAAAGATTCAACGTCATAAAAACCTAGTTTACTTTGAATCCATTCTCTAGGTGTCATTTGACTCACTGATTTAACAGTGGTATTTTTCACACGAGGGTTcgttttgagcatttttttcatagCTTTACGTTCTTTTCTAGGTAAATCatgttctgatttatttttaatagtaaTTAGCCTTGCAATATCTTACTGGGTTGTGACCCCATGGTTTAACACAACatatttagtttaaaatgttgtcatgcaTAAACAAGATTACAAAACATTGCAAATAAACATATACTTACGAGTCCCGAGAGAAGCTCAATGGGGTGtctctttttaattgtttatttatttgtttatttcttaaattgttAACTAATTTAATAATGGACTGAATTTACTATGGTTTACTATCTATCAACGCAGTCTGATCAGGACGTAAGCTTAGTTGCCCAAAGTTATTAATGCCTAATCTGTCCGCAACAGGCACTACATCtacagcaacaaacaacaaaatcaacaacaattAAAGCGTAGTAACAGAACAGGGGCCGCTCTGCGGTCGACCttttcaacgaagcagcccccGCGGAACGTTTAACCTAGAGCTACGAAACTTGGGTGACATGTGTAACATACCTACAAAGacctataaaaaaaatctcttggagccatgccctaaacccaacaAATTTTTGCCATTTCTAGTAGAGCCCGACTAATTTTTTAATTCGCTGATATTATCAGCCGATACGAGCCTTTTACAGACATAATGGAGGATTTTGTCATCAGCAAccaaataatgcagaaaatgatggCTGGTGGTTTAGAAATTGTGTCTAcagtttgtccagcagagtTCGCTCTTACTCCATTTTTAAACTACTCTCAGCACTCAAGCACCTTGTGACAGAGAGAGTTGCAGAACAGTGGAAGGTGGTGCACTATTAACGTGCCGACATTATGCCTATTTAGCGATTTTTGGGACCCTTTATCTGCGTtgtatttaaaaagcatcacgacttatttattttgtttataagaCTTATCTAGATCATCAGAGGACAGGGGggaaatatactgtcatttacTTACTCCATTGTTGAACTACTCTCAGCACAGAGTGCACAGCAGAGCGAAGTGAAGCAGCGTGTTTTCACGcgatacccacacacacacacacacacacacacacacacacacacacatatatatatacatatatatatatatatatatatatatatttattctgttccaaataaaaaatgtatttgactgTACAGGATcatgttttataaaattatCTCTTTATATATTCTCTCTTATTATTCTCtattatacaacagttagttccaaCCAAGCAATTGGATTGGTCGACAAGCATCCCATTAGCGCTGATACaggagtacaacatcactgggactgttaacttttaactctgcatgtatcactccgcttcacagttgttaaaaatctgttaattaGTGTAAGAGTGAAAGAGGGATATGTTTTGAAAGTTAGACATCTTTATAGTATGGTGTAGACACAGGTTCAAACAGCTAGTCAGCGCTGTTCACTTAGCTGTCACTTGCTCaggttgagggaggagagaagaagagaggagagagagtggaGTGGGAGGCGAGAAAGCACGGGAATTTTGAAGTGTGTCTTGAGCTGACTTGACATGCATTGGAGTTACT
This genomic window from Plectropomus leopardus isolate mb chromosome 13, YSFRI_Pleo_2.0, whole genome shotgun sequence contains:
- the LOC121953103 gene encoding transcription factor 19-like, translated to MAKAPIKAFPAIPDMNFSTSKKEMAKERRDLVLDILEASVFDDQDCCAMCDTFKPPGQGTAIVQWIQCDNCDRWFHGSCLSMDIEDAKDKTWKCPLCQ